The Natrinema amylolyticum genome includes the window CTCGCCGGCTGGCTCGCCGTCGTCGGCGTCGCGTTGCTCCTCGCCGGCACCCGCGAGCGAGTCGTCGTCGCCGGTCGGCCCGTCGGCTGGCCCCGCGTGGCTGCCGTCGGGATCGGTACGCTCGCGGTCGGCACGGGAGTATTCGGGGTCACCCGGCTCCGCTCGCTCGAGGTTGCAAGCGGTCCGTGGCTGCTCACTGCCGCGATCACGGTCTTCGCGATGGGGTATCTCTCCTGGTTCGCCCGCGAGTGCTGGACCGGTGGCCGGCAACTGGACGACGAGCTGTTCGCCGTCGGGTGAGTTCGATCGCGCGGTCCGTCCGTTTCAACGGGTGGCACTGCCGCCCGTTCTTTTCACCACCGGCGTTGTCGGGTCGATATGAGCGCACGCGACCGGGAGCTGTCCACGACCGCGGACGGCGAAGAGAGCGAGTTGACGTACCAGAAGATAACCGAGTCGCCGCTCAGGCGCTGGCTGATGCTCGACGGTCACCGACTGGCCATCGCCGGGCTACTGACCGGGGGCCTCTACGCCGCCGTCATCGCGCTGTACGTCGCCGGGCTGTTCCCCGTAAACGACGCGGGAGCCGTGGTCACGCTCTACGGTTCGCTCGTCGGCGGGACGCTGCCGTTCATCACGATCGTACTGGCGATCAATCAGCTCGTCCTCTCCCAGGAATTGGGCTGGACGCCGGATCTCAGGGATCGGTTCGACGGCATGACCGAGTTTCAGCGGGACGTCGAGGAACTGACCGAGTCGGGCGTCAGTCCGGCGTCACCGGCCGCCTTCTTGAACGTCATCGTCACCGCGACGGTCGACCGCGCCCGGCGGCTTCCCGACGCGCTCGCGGACGACGCCGACCCGGACAAGTGGGCGGAAGTCGAGCGGTTCATCGAGACCTTCGAGTCGGACGGAAAGACGGTCTCGAACGCGCTCGAGGACGCCGAGTTCGGGACGTTCGAGGCGCTGTCGGCAGTGCTCGGCCACCACCAGGGGAACTACTACCACGCGGCGCGGACGTTCCGAGACGAGTGGGACGACGTCTTCGACGAGACGGAACCGCTCGAGGAGTTGATCGAACTGCTGGGCTTTCTCGCGGTCGCTCGCCAGACGTTCAAGACGCTGTACGTCCAGCACGAACTGGCCGTCCTCTCGCGAATGCTCCTGTACGTCGGCTTCCCCACGCTGGTCGGCGGCGGCCTGCTGCTCGTCTCCTACGGACGGATCGCCGACGCGGTCGCAACCGACTGGCTCCTGCTGGCGATCGCCGCTGGCGGCGTCGTGCTCGTCTTCCTCCCCTTTATGGTCCTGCTGAGCTACGCGCTCCGGATCGCGACGATCGCCGCGCGGACCGCCGACTTCGGCCCCTTCGTCCCGCGGTCCTCGAGCGAGTAACGGCCGTTGCCCGTCCGACTCTCGCCGCCGAGACCGCGCGGAATCGACCGGGCGTACAGCCAAGGGGAACGCCGGACAAGGAACACGTATGCCAGAGGACACCACACCGACCGAGGCGACCGAGGAGCCGACCCCCGTCGAGGAGGCCCGGACGGACTCGTTCGACCTCGAGCACGCCGAACGCGTCCGAATCGGCGTCACGCGCGGGGAGACCGACCTCGAGTTGGGACCGCCGCGGGACTACCCGGACCGAGCGGACGTGTCGGTGCGGCCCGAATCGGCGGACGATCACCGCGTCGTCCTCAGTATCGACGCGATGGCGGGCGACCACGGGACGGGGCACGCGGACGTCGAACTGACGCCGGCGGAAGCCCGCGCGTTACGCGATCGGCTCGACGATATCGTCCGCTGGATGGCCGAAGACGACGGCGTCGCCGCTCGTGCGACCGAAACGACCGACGGTTCCGACTCCGATCCGGGCTAACGGCGATGGGCTTCGAGTCCGCGTCTCGGACGCTCGCTCGAGCGGCGGCTCTCGATGCCTCGAATCGTTCCGCAGTGGCGGTCGGACCCAGCGATTACTCGGGGCTCGGCGACTGCACGCGCGAGAGGTACCCCGCCAGGTCCGACGTGGTGACCATCCCGATGACGCCCTCGTCCTCGTCGACGACCGGAATGTGGTGGAAGCCGCGTTCGACCATCACGTCCGCGGCGTCGCGGATGCTGTCCTGTGCGGACGCCGTCACGACGTCGCTGCTCATGTACTTCGAAACCGGCGTCTGGTCTTTCGGCTTCTGTTCGGCGACGATCCGGACGAAGTCCGTCGTCGTCAGGATTCCCTCGAGCCGGTTGTCGTCGTCGACGACGACGACCGATCCGATCCCGTTTTCGAGCATTTCCTGTGCGGCATCCTCGACGAGCGTGTCCGGCGTCACCGTGTGGAGCGACGTGGACATGACCCGAGCGACGAAAATATCTTCCATACCCCATAGTACTCGGTAAACAATATAAGGATTGTCGGACCGATTCGGTCCGAAACGCTCACACGGATGGAATTGTGTGCAGTCCGGCCCGATCGAATCTGACTCGAGCGACGGAATCCGTTCCGTGATCGACCTTGAGGGTCTGGGTCGGACTCGAGCCGAAAAGGCGGAGGGATTACATATCGCTTCCAGAACTGGTTCTCTAATTAGGCAATTTATTTATATTTATCGTAGAATCGCCAAAGGTGCGTTTCTATCGACCAGATATCGACCCTCAGCGTTTCACACTCGATTCTAACACCCCATACGCTGTTCGAATGGAATCCATCGGGAAACGCTAAATAGAAACGATAAACGCTCTGATCCGGCGCAAGAGGGCCTCTATTCGGTGTCAAACGATATATGATATAGATGGGGAGAACCACATGTGTATCCAACTAAATTATTCTCCTAATCTGGTAGCTAACCGCTTCGAACGCGAGGAACGCGGTCGTTGGGGATGAGAGAAGTCGCCGAGTGAGCCGTCTCAGGAGTGGGCGAGGTTCAACTCGAGTTCGTTGATGACGCTCCGGGTCGTGTCGGGGATCTCGGACTCGAAGCGCTCGCCGCGCATGCGGTGGCTCGGGCCTGCGACGGCGAACGCACCGATGACCGCCCCCTCCGGGCCCGTCAGCGGTACGCCGACCGCGCGGAGTCCGCGCGTGCTCTCGTCGATGTTGAACGCGTACCCTCGCTCGCGGATCGCCTCGAGTTCCTCGAACAGTTCGGCTTCGCTCGTGATCGTCTCGTCGGTGGCGGCCGGCAACCCGTGGCGGGCGACGATCTCGCGGACGCGCTCGTCGGGCAAGTTCGCCAGGATCACCTTCCCGCCGGCGACCTGGTGCATGTAGAACCGCTTTCCGATCCGGGCGCGGCTGAAGACGCCTTTCTGCCCCGCCTTTCGGTCGAGGACGACGGAGCGGCCGCGCTGTTCGATCGAGAACTGGACCGTTTCCCCGGTGAGATCCGCCAACTCTCGGACCTTCGGTTCGATGTACTGGAGCCCCTCGACCTGATGGAGGGCGTAGCCGCCGACGTCCAGGAATCGGAGGCCGATCCGGTAGGTATCGCCCTCCTTGACGACGTAATCGTGCTTGAGAAGAGTAATTAGGTGTTTGTGGACCGTCCCCTTCGATTTCCCGGTCGCCTCGGCCAGCTCCGAGACCCCGGCCCCGTCTCGAGCCTGTAGCTCGTCGACGATCGCGAGCGAGGTCTCGACGCTCTTGATGGTCGGTGAACCGGGTTCGCGCTCCCGATCGCCGGCGTCGTTTCGGGACATGACGTGTATCATAGCGCCCGCACGCCTAAAAGGTTCACCGATGAGAAACGATCGGAGAAACTATTTCGTTCTCCGAGGGACCCCGTTCGTCTCGATTCGAGTCGCCGTCCCCGTAGAAAAGAGACGACCTTATACGAGTGCCCGCGGAGAAAGCGTATAGAGCCGATGGCACAAGTGACAACGATGGCGTCCGCGATCGACGACGCCGTTGACGACGGAGACAGTCTGTATCTCGCCGGGTTCACCCATCTGATCCCCTTCGCGGCGGGACACGAGATCATCCGCGGCGAGTACGACGACCTCGAGTTGATCCGGGCGACGCCCGACCTGGTGTACGATCAGCTGATCGCGGCGGGCTGCGTCTCGAAGGTCACCTTCTCGTGGGCCGGCAACCCGGGCGTCGGAAGCCTCCGCGCGTTCAGGCGAGCGGTCGAGGACGGCGTCCCGAACCCGATCGAACTCGAGGAGTACACTCACTACGGGATGGTGGCGGCGCTCCACGCCGGCGCGGCGAACCTCCCGTTCATGCCCGTTCGGACGTTCGCCGGCTCGGACCTGATCGAGCACAACGACGCGATCAGGACCGTCGAGAGCCCGTACGGTGACGACGAGATCCCGGTCGTGGCGCCGATCAACCCCGACGTGGCGATCGTCTCCGCACAGCGGAGCGACGAGGACGGGAACGCTCACCTCTGGGGCATCCCCGGCGAGCAGAAGGAGGCGGCGCTGGCCGCCGACACGGTCGTCTGCTGCGTCGAAGAGCTCTGTCCGACCGAGACGATCCGGAGCGATCCCAACCGGACGCTGTTCACCGCGGACGCCGTCGACTACGTCGTCAGGGAGCCCTACGGTGCTCATCCCTCCTACGCACAGGGCTACTATCAGCGGGACAACGACGCCTACATCGAGTGGGAGGAGATCTCGAAGAATCACGAGGACGTTCTCGAGTGGCTCGACGAGTGGGTCTACGGCGTCGAGAATCGACGGGAGTACCTCGAGAAGCTCGGCGCGAAGCGGCTGCTCGATCTCGAGGTCGACTCGCAGTACGCGACGGCGATCGATATGGGTGACTACTGATGGAGTACACGGACACGGAACTCATGGTGACGGCGGCGGCGGAACAGCTCGAGGACGACGACTCGGTGCTGGTCGGGATCGGCGTCCCGAACCTGGCCTGTAACCTCGCGAAGCGCAACCACGCGCCCGACCTCGAGATGATCTACGAGTCGGGGACGATCGGCTCGAATCCGAGTTCGCTCCCGCTGTCGATCGGCGATCCGGTGCTCGCGTCGGGCGCGACGAGCGTCGAATCGATGCTGAACGGCTTCTCGTACTACCTGCAGGGCGGTCGGATCGACGTCGGCTTCCTCGGCGGCGCGCAGGTCGACCGCTACGGCAACATCAACTCCACCGTGATCGGCGACTACGACGATCCCGCGGTGCGCCTGCCCGGTAGCGGCGGAGCCTGCGAGATCGCCAGCAACGCCCACCGGACGATCATCGTCTCGCCGCTCGAGGAGCGGCGGTTCCCGGCGGAAGTCGACTTCGTCACGAGCCCCGGCTATCTCGACGCCGAGACGGACCGCGAGGACCTCGGACTGCGCGGCGGTCCGGAGACGGTGATCACCGACAAGGCGCTCATGGGATTCGACGACGACGGCGAGATGGTCGTCGAGAGCCTCCATCCGGGCGTCACCGCCGACGAGGTTCAGGCGTCGGTCGGCTGGAAGATCCAGTTCGCCGACGACGTCGCGCAGACGCGGGAGCCGACCGACGACGAGATCCGGCTCATCCGCGAGGAGCTCGATCCCGACGGCGTCTACCTCGACTGATCGCGGGAAGTGGTCGTCGAGCAGTTCTCTTTTCGCGCCGCTGACGATGAGATCGACCGCGCGGAGTCACGGAGCCGCGGGCTTCCGACCGGCCGTCACCGCATCGACGACCGGAGGGAACGGTGACCGATCAGACCGGTCGGTGCTCGAGCGATGACGAGGAACGACTCTGAGACGGAGAAACGGATTCGGAATTTCGAGCCGAAATCGCGCGGTAGTCGGGACGGCTTCAGTCCCCGCGAGCGACGGTGTCGACGCCGGTTCCCCGCGGAACCACCGTCTGGAGTGCGATGAGGATCATCGCGACCAGGACGGCACCGAGTCGCGGCAGCAGCGTCGGCCACACCATCGCGAAGACGCCGAGGGCGACGTACATCGCCCGGGCACCGTAGTCGACCGGCGACGGGATGCCGAACGGGCGGGGGGCACAGTTGAGTCCGTGGGTAATCGCGATCGCACCCAGCAGGACGACGAGCCCCGAGCCGGCGGTCGTGAGCCCGAACCCGCCCGTCACGATTTCCGGATTGTAGATGAACGTGAACGGGAGAACGAACAGCGGCAGGCCGAGCTTCAGCGCCTCGAGCGACGTCTTCCAGAAGTTCGACTCCGCGATACCGGTCGTCACCACCACCGCGATGGCGATCGGTGGCGTAATCCCCGAGAGGATGGCCGCGTAGAGCACGAAGAAGTGTGCCGCGAGCGGCTCCACGGCGAACTCGCCGGTCAGCGTCGGCGCGATGAGCAGCGCGACGATGGTGTAGGCGGCGACCGTGGGCATGCCGAGTCCCAGCACGAGGCAGACGGCCATCGCGAGGATGACGGTGAACAGCAACACGCCGCCGGCGACGCTGACCATCGCCAGCGAGAGCTTGCCGGGGAGGCCGGTCGCGTTCAGCAGGTCGACGATACCGTTGACGGCCGCGATGATGATAACGATCGGGGCGATCGAGACCGCGCCGAACTTGAACCCGGAGATCGTGTCGGTCAGGGCGTCCCGGCCGGTCTCGGCGAGATCCACGTCGCTACTGACGAGGCCGAGGACCAGGGGAACGCCGGCACCGGTCGCGATCATCGCGACGCAGGTGTACAGTGCGGACGAGAGGACCGTCCACTGCGCGATACCGAGCGTGTAGAGGAGCACGGCGAACGGAACGCCGAACCGGATCGCCTCGATCGCGGGATGGTACCCCTCCGGGATGTCGCCGATGCGGCTTTCGATATCGATGCCGCTGTCCGGTAGCTGCTTGATCGCCATGTAGTGGACGCCGATGGCGACCGAGATGTAGAACACCAGCGCCGGGATGATACCCGCGACGAGGACGTCGACGTAGCCGATGCCGGGAATGAGCGATGCCATCACGAACGCGGCCGCGCCCATGACCGGCGGCATGATCTGGCCGCCCGAGGAGGCGACCGCCTCGATGCCGCCCGCCGAATCCGACCGCATCCCGCTCTCTTTCATCAACGGAATTGTAAAGGAGCCGGTCATCGCGGCGTTGGCCGTCTGCGCGCCGTTGATCGAGCCGACGATCAGACTCGAGGTCACCGCCGACTGGGCGACCCCCGAACGGAGATACTTCGCCGTCTGGAAGGAGAGTCGCATGATGAGTTCGAAGGCCCCGTAGCCGCGCATCAGGCCTGCGTACAGGAGAAACAGCGCGACTTTGACGGCGACGACCTGCGTGATCGAGCCGAAGAAGCCGTCGAACTCCATCGTGAGCACGTTGACGATCTGTTCGGTAGCGACGCCGCCGTGGCCCAGCAACCCGGTGATGAGACCCCCGAACCGGGCGTAGAGCACTGCCAGTATCATCACGGATGCGAAGGCGGCCCCGAACGCTCGGTAGGTCAGATAGAGGATCACGAGCGCGAACAGCCCCCCGATCAGGTACTCGTGGTCTAACGCGTAGCCGACGCGGGTCGTCTCGAGCACCTCGTAGTTCAGCCAGACGTAGCTGGGAACGGTGACGCCGACGAGCGCACAGAGCCACAGCCCGATCCGTTCGAGGCGTTTGCCCCCCTCGAGGTCGGCGAGCTCTTTGATGACGTAGACGAGTATCCCGCCGGCGAGGAAGACGGCCCCGTACTTCGCTCGCGGGGCGTCCTGTCGCACCGCATACAGCAAGACCCGCGCCCAGAACAACAGGGCGACCACCGTGACGAGGTTGTTCAGCAGGTGCTTGCGCCGGAAGTCCAGCGGCGACCAGACGGGCGGTTCGCTCTGGGTCTCGCTCATGCTCGTTCTATTCGCTGGTCTCGCCGCGCGTGTAGGCGCTCATGTCGACGTCTTGCTCCTCGAGGAAGTCGTACGGGCCGGGGTGGACGGGGACGTCCTCGAGGTAGAGCGATGCCATCGACTCGGGGTCGCTGTGGTCGAGATACGCCGGTTGGCCCTCCTGAATGGACTCGACGTTCTCGTGACTGATTCGCGCGAGTTCGTAGCCGACGTCCCGCGAAACCTCGCTACTGAGCCAGAACTGGAAGTCGGCGCCGTAGATGTCCACCTGCTCCTGCTCGAAGCTCTGTTGTTCCCAGCCGTACGGTTCGATCTGGCTGTGACTGGTCCCGCGAGTGCTGTTGACGCCCTCGATGAAGCTGTCGGTGAACTCGACGAGCTGGAGGTCCGCTCGAGCGTCGACCTCCGTCGCCCAGCCCGCGAGGTTCGCGAACCCGGAGCCGTAGGCGATCAGCGCGTCGACGTCGCCCTCTTCGATACGGCCGGCCACTTCACCGGTCCCGGCGTTGACGATGGAGTCGCTGCTCTCGAGATCGCTCCAGAGGCCGGCGTTCGTGAGAACGGTCTCGGCCTGCTGGCGGAGTCCCCACTCCGGCGGCAGCGGCCAGAAGTTACTCCCGACGAGGTCGTCCGTCGTCTCGATGCCCGACCCCTGCAGCGAGAGGATATGCATGTGCAGGGGTGCGATCGAGAACATCTGCTGGGGGAGCGTGTCCAGCGGCCGCTCCTCGAACGGCGGCAGGTCCTGCTGGGCCGACGCAACGATGAAGTTCCCGGCGGTCAGCGCCTGCAGGTTCCCCTGGGCGTGCTGTCTGAGACTCGGCGGGTCGCCGCCGGTCTCCTGGTTCTGCCACCGGATCTCCCCGGCGGGCTCGGTGTCGCCGGACTGTTCCTGGACGACGCGCTGGAAGGAGTTGCTTGCCTGCCCGGTCGTCGTACTGGAACTTGGAATCCCGACGCTGAGAGAGGTCGTACTGCCACCGTCACCGCCGAGACAGCCGGCCAATCCGACCGCCCCGATTCCACTCACTGCTTTCAGGATATCCCGTCGTCTATTGAGACGCATACAGCCTAAAGGTGTATCCATAATAATTAAACCTTCGGGAAAAGGTCAGCTATAGAGGAAGATAAATGCCGATTATCGGGACAGATGCCCTCGGCCGGTCGAACCGAGCGGTCGGGTGGAGTCGGTTCGGCCCGTGATCGGGGGTTCCGAGCGGAACGTATAAACGGAGGTCCGTCTATGACGGAGATATGCGGCCTCTAGAGGACGTTACCGTTATCGACGCGACACAGGCGCTCGTCGGACCGATGGCGACACAGACGTTCGGCGACCTCGGTGCGGACGTGATCAAGATCGAACGGCCCGGGTACGGTGATCTGACGCGCACCTATCAGCCGGAGTACGAGGGACTGTCGGCGTACTTCGTGAGCCTCAACCGGAATAAACGGAGTCTTACGCTCGACCTAACGAGCGAGGAGGGACAGACGGTCCTCCACGAGCTGGTCGAAGACGCCGACGTATTCATGCAGAACTTCAGCCCTGGCAAGGCCGAGGCGTTCGACGCCGACTACGAGACACTCTCGACGCTGAACGATGACCTGATTTACTGTGACGTGTCCGGATACGGTTCGGACAGCCCCTACAGCGGGCGCAAGTCTTTCGACATCGTGTTACAGGGCGAAGCCGGCATGATGAGCATCACCGGGAGCGAAGACGAACCGGCGCGGGTCGGTATCTCGATCTGTGACGTCTCGGGTGCTATGACGGCGACCTACGCCATTCTGACGTCGCTCTATCATCGCGAACAGACGGGCGAGGGGCAACACATCGAACTCTCGCTGTACGACACGAGCTTCCAGTGGCTCCTCTATCACGTCACCAACTTCTTCGCCTCCGGCGACGTGCCGCGCCGGATGGGGACCAAACACCCCAACCTCGCGCCCTACCAGGCGATCGAGACGGCCGACTCCCACGTCGTCGTCGGCGTGATCAGCGAGGGTCTCTGGCCCAACCTCTGTCGCGCGCTCGATCGCGAGGAGTGGATCGACGACGACCGGTTCGCGACGTTCGAGGATCGGGTCGAGAACCGGGAGGCGCTCGACAGCCGACTCGAGGAGATATTCGCCCGGATGACGACCGACGAGTGGGTCGAACACCTCCGCGAGTTCGACGTCCCGTGTACGCCCGTCAACGACGTCGAAGACGTCGTCAACGATCCGCACATCCAGTCCCGGGACATGATCGCCAAGATGGAACACCCCGAGCACGGAACGCTGAAAGCGCCCGCGAACCCGGTCAACTTCTCCTCGCTCGAGACCACCCACGAGCGGGCACCGCCGGATCTCGGTCAGCACTCGCGTGAGATCCTCGCGGAACTGGGCTACTCGGACGACGAAATCGCGGCTCTCGAGGCCGACGAGGTCGTCTGATCGAGGAACCGACGACGGCGTACCCCGGCCGACCGCACTCGTAGCACGGTTCTCTCCGACCGCGAGCCGATCGGCGGTCTCGGACGGTCGTTCGAGAGGCTCGACGAGAGAGGGATCGGCAGTCCTGTCGTTTCCGGTGACGATCGTCATCGGAATATCGTTTCGTTGGTCGAAACGGCGACTCTTCCTGTGGCAATAATTGCGATATCGCCGCTCGAGACGCCCGATTCGCGCTGTTCTCGGTCGACGGCCGCGATAACGGGTCGCGATCCGAATCAGCGCGACGGGCACCGAGAGGAAGCGGACGAACGACCGAATGCAACTACTCATTCATTGTTCATTTGAACGGATGTGTTATTTCGTCGACTCGGCTAACCGCACGCCGTGACGGCGGCAATCGATCGTGTACTCTCGAGGGATTTTACATATATATGGCCGTAATTCATAGTCGCGAATAGCGAGAGCGTCCCAGTCTGAACGAGGCGATTGCAGCGGACGAATCGCAATTCAGCGCCGAACGGCGTCATTTCGAGAGGCGAAACGAATTCGGTTCCGCCCTCGACCATCATTGGTTCTTGATATCACACACCAATTTCGATCGAACTCCCCGAATCGGCGATAGAGGCCGTATACGCACCCTTCATGGCATCACACGGCAGTCGGACGCCACGAACTGTCATCGCCGGCCCGATCTGTCCGTGTCCCGACCGGCCCAGTTTTGTTTCGGTACGCGAAACGCTATTGCGTTTCAGCGCGCCCGATCCGCCCGTCGGATCACCGCTCAGAGAGCGAACCGAAGGGAGATCATAAGTACCTGGTTTACGAGGTGAGCGTATGGACGTGAGCCGAGCGGTCATCGAGCGATTGGCAGCCGACGGAATCGACACCGTGTTCGGCATTCCGGGCAAACAGACGCTCCCGCTGAACGAGGCGATCGGAGCGCGGGACGACATTCAGTTCGTCATGGCTCGCCACGAGACCGCCGTCACCCATCAGGCGTGGGGGTACGCCGAGACCAGCGGGCGGCCCGCGGCGACGGCCGTTGTCCCCGGGCCGGGCGATATGAACGCGATGAACGGTTTGAAGAACGCGCTCAACGATTGCACGCCGCTCGTCCACATGGCCGTCGAGACCGAACCCGAGGTCCGCGGCGGCGACGGCATCCACGAGACGCCGCCGGACACCTACGACAACGTCGTCAAAGCGAACCGACTCGTCGAGAGTCCCGAGAGCACGCTCGCCGTCCTCGAGGAGGCGATCTCGATCGCCGAGACGCCACCGAAGGGCCCCGTTCGGGTCGGGATTCCGAAGAACTTCCTGGCGATGGACGTCCCGCTCGCGACGCCGGCGGAATACAGCCGGGACTCGGTTTCGGGGGTCGCGGATCGCGACGTCGAGGCCGCCGCCGATCGCCTCGCCGACGCCGACGAGCCGGTGATCGTCGCTGGCGGCGGGGTCCGTGCCGCCGAAGCGAGCGACGACCTCCGCCGCGTCGCAGAGCGACTCGGCGCGCCCGTCGTCACGACCTACAAGGGGAAAGGCGTCCTCCCCGACGGTCCCGACGGGTACGTCGCCGGAACGCTGTCGGGCAGCGCGTCGCCCGAGTTGCTCGAGCTCCTCGCCAGCGCGGACGCCGCGCTCGCGGTCGGCACGGACTTCGACGCCGTGGCGACCCGTGCCTGGTCCGTGACCGTACCCGAGACCCTCGTCCACGTCACGCTCGATCCCGACGACCTCGGGACCGGCTACGATCCGACGGTCGGCATCGTCGCCGACGCCGGCGAGGCGCTGTCGGCGCTCGAAGACGCGCTCGCCGACCGCGAGTTCGCGGCCGGCAACGCCGTCGAGCGCGCCAGCGAGGTCCGAACGGCCACGAGCGAGCGACTCGAGGAGCTGCGCGTCTCGTCGCCGCCACTGACCTCCGTCAGCGCGCTCGAGGCGATCCGGGAAGCGGTCCCGCGGGAGGCGATCGTGACGGCAGACGCCGGCGGCTCCCGCGTATGGGGACTCAACGTCTTCGAGGCGGGGGGGCCGCGCTCGTACGTCAATCCGGGCTCGTGGGCGTCGATGGGGACCAGCCTCCCGTCGGCGATCGGTGCACAGGTCGCCAACCCCGACGAGGACGTGGTCGTCCTGGTCGGCGACGGCGGACTCATGATGTGCGTCCACGAACTCCACACGGCCGTCGCCGAGGCGCTGCCGATCACCGTCGTCGTCTTCGTCAACGAGGACTACGCGATCATCAGCGACGACGCCGACCGGAACTACGACCTCGAGGCCGGCGCGTACGAGTGGGCGAACGCGCCGATCGATTTCTCGAGCCTCGCGACGAGTCTCGGGATGCGGGCCGAGCGCGCGGAGACATCGTCGGAAATTCGGGCAGCGCTCGCGTCCGCGCTCGAGGCGGACGAGCCGGTACTCGTCGAAATTCCGACGGACCCGGGCGAACCGCAGGCGAGCGAGTGGATGAGCGAATAGGCGGTCGCGTCTGGCGGGAATCCGCGTCTACGACCGCGGAGAACCGATTCAACGAGCGGGTTCGCTTCGATGCGACCGGTCGCTCCAGTCCTCGAGGCGACGAACAACACACGTATACTGAGTGATACGATTCGAGAGGGGTTTACGTGATACGCCCCCACTAGTCGATAATGAAACACGAGATTGCCGAAGACGACCTGGTAGTGGAATACGAGATTCCGGAGAACGAATCCCCGAGCGTCGCGACCGTTCGCGCGGTGAGTTCGATACGGGAGTGTGACCCCAAGGCGCTGACGCCGTTATACGAGGCGATAGATCCGGACGCATTGAACGACCTGTGTGAGTCGCGAGGAGACGAATCGGACGGAGTCGACTGCACGATCGAATTCGTCTTCAGCGACTATCACATCACCGTTGACA containing:
- a CDS encoding thiamine pyrophosphate-binding protein, whose amino-acid sequence is MDVSRAVIERLAADGIDTVFGIPGKQTLPLNEAIGARDDIQFVMARHETAVTHQAWGYAETSGRPAATAVVPGPGDMNAMNGLKNALNDCTPLVHMAVETEPEVRGGDGIHETPPDTYDNVVKANRLVESPESTLAVLEEAISIAETPPKGPVRVGIPKNFLAMDVPLATPAEYSRDSVSGVADRDVEAAADRLADADEPVIVAGGGVRAAEASDDLRRVAERLGAPVVTTYKGKGVLPDGPDGYVAGTLSGSASPELLELLASADAALAVGTDFDAVATRAWSVTVPETLVHVTLDPDDLGTGYDPTVGIVADAGEALSALEDALADREFAAGNAVERASEVRTATSERLEELRVSSPPLTSVSALEAIREAVPREAIVTADAGGSRVWGLNVFEAGGPRSYVNPGSWASMGTSLPSAIGAQVANPDEDVVVLVGDGGLMMCVHELHTAVAEALPITVVVFVNEDYAIISDDADRNYDLEAGAYEWANAPIDFSSLATSLGMRAERAETSSEIRAALASALEADEPVLVEIPTDPGEPQASEWMSE
- a CDS encoding HalOD1 output domain-containing protein, with translation MKHEIAEDDLVVEYEIPENESPSVATVRAVSSIRECDPKALTPLYEAIDPDALNDLCESRGDESDGVDCTIEFVFSDYHITVDSDECLTIRAVGE